In the Parasteatoda tepidariorum isolate YZ-2023 chromosome 3, CAS_Ptep_4.0, whole genome shotgun sequence genome, one interval contains:
- the LOC107452891 gene encoding septin-2 translates to MASVDVERAPNLQENFRALKLQGHVGFDSLPDQLVKRSVNEGFAFNILCIGETGIGKSTLIDSLFNTTFDSTPSPHTLPSVKLKAKTYDLQEKNVNLKLTVVDTVGYGDQINKEDSFKAIVDYIDTQFEMYLQEELKIKRSLVTYHDTRIHACLYFITPTGHGLKSIDLVCMKKLDSKLNIIPIIAKADTISKTELQRFKIKIMSELVSNGVTIYQFPTDDDSVAEVNSSMNAILPFAVVGSADFVRVGNKMMRARQYPWGTVMVENESHCDFVKLREMLIRTNMEDMREQTHARHYELYRRMRLEQMGFSDVGADNKPISFQETYEQKRLEHIQELQRKEEEIRQMFVERVKEKESELKDAEKDLHSKFDALKKKHAEEKKKLEEDRKQLDDDINNLNKRKAAIQQAQTQAPFQSLTLGKSKKK, encoded by the exons ATGGCTTCTGTTGATGTCGAAAGAGCACCCAAT TTGCAAGAGAATTTCCGTGCACTGAAGCTGCAAGGACATGTTGGATTTGATTCTCTTCCAGACCAGCTTGTAAAACGATCTGTCAATGAAGGATTCGCCTTTAATATTTTGTGCATtg GAGAGACAGGCATTGGGAAATCTACTTTGATTGATTCACTGTTTAATACAACATTTGATTCAACACCAAGCCCTCACACTCTACCATCTGTTAAACTCAAAGCTAAGACTTATG ATCTCCAGGAAAAGAATGTGAATCTCAAACTAACTGTTGTTGATACTGTTGGATATGGGGATCAAATTAACAAAGAAGACAGCTTTAAAGCTATTGTGGATTATATTGATACCCAGTTTGAAATGTATTTGCAGGAGGAACTTAAAATTAAGCGTAGTTTAGTCACATATCATGATACCAGGATTCATGCATGCTTGTATTTCATTACCCCAACTGGGCATGG CTTGAAGTCTATTGACTTAGTCTGCATGAAGAAGTTAGACAGTAAATTAAACATCATACCAATTATTGCCAAAGCTGATACAATATCTAAAACTGAGctacaaagatttaaaataaag ataatgtcGGAATTGGTATCCAATGGAGTGACTATATATCAGTTTCCTACTGATGATGATTCTGTTGCTGAAGTTAACTCTTCCATGAat GCTATTTTACCCTTTGCCGTTGTGGGATCTGCTGATTTTGTTCGAGTTGGTAATAAGATGATGCGTGCTCGTCAATACCCATGGGGTACAGTAATGG TGGAAAATGAAAGCCATTGTGACTTTGTCAAGCTCCGTGAAATGCTTATCCGAACTAACATGGAAGATATGCGTGAGCAGACACATGCAAGGCACTACGAGTTGTATCGAAGAATGAGGTTGGAACAGATGGGCTTTTCTGATGTTGGTGCTGATAACAAACCTATAAGTTTCCAGGAGACATATGAGCAAAAGCGTCTCGAACATATACAa gagTTGCAAcgtaaagaagaagaaattcgTCAGATGTTTGTTGAAAgagtgaaagaaaaagaatctgAATTGAAAGATGCAGAAAAAGAC ctgcaCTCTAAATTTGATGCCTTGAAGAAAAAACATGCTGAAGAAAAGAAGAAGCTTGAAGAAGACCGAAAGCAATTGGATGACGACATAAACAatctaaacaaaagaaaagccGCCATACAGCAAGCACAAACCCAGGCTCCGTTTCAGTCCCTAACTTTGGGCAAAAGTAAAAAGAAGTAG
- the LOC107452892 gene encoding N-sulphoglucosamine sulphohydrolase, whose product MYFLKTFLFIVLIKQQILFVFSKNVLLIVADDGGFETQVYGNQVCKTPYLNELASKSVIFKNAYTSVSSCSPSRSTILTGLPQHQNGMYGLHQGQHHFNSFNEVKSLPFLLQKKNIFSGIIGKKHVGPESVYPFDFAYTEENNSINQVGRNITRIRNLVNKFLTAANSSSRPFFLYVAFHDPHRCGHTNPEFGEFCEKFGNGAEGMGVIPDWKPIHYKPEEVLVPYFVPDTPAARRDIAAQYTTISRMDQGIGLILDEIKKFNYENDTLVIFTSDNGIPFPSGRTNLYDPGMAEPFLLHIPKKPELHNKESNSMVSLLDIAPTILDWFNISYPDYKLNKASVKLTGKSLLNLTQNDKTVFGSHNLHEATMYYPMRVIRTKEYKLIHNLNFKMPFPIDQDFFISPTFQDLLNKTLDGLPTNWYKNLSNYYYRDQWELYNLKEDPHELRNLIPYPVYSDVVKKLMQTLWDWSVKTNDPWICSPYAVLEDTGRFKDNPQCLPLYNHLVDLA is encoded by the exons atgtatttcctaaaaacttttttatttattgtattaataaaacaacagatactttttgtattttcgAAGAATGTTTTATTGATAGTAG CTGATGATGGAGGATTTGAAACACAAGTTTATGGGAATCAAGTGTGTAAAACACCTTATTTGAATGAATTGGCATCAAAATCggtcatatttaaaaatgcatacacCTCTGTGAGCAGCTGCTCACCTAGTCGCTCAACTATTCTGACAGGACTCCCTCAGCATCAGAATGGGATGTATGGACTTCATCAAGGACAGCaccattttaattcttttaatgaagTGAAGAGTTTGCCATTTTTGctccaaaagaaaaatatattctcag GAATAATTGGCAAAAAACATGTTGGACCAGAATCTGTATATCCCTTTGATTTTGCTTACACAGAAGAGAACAATTCTATTAACCAAGTGGGGCGTAATATTACTCGAATTcgaaatttagttaataaatttttaactgcagCTAATTCTTCGTCAAG GCCATTTTTCTTATATGTTGCATTCCACGATCCTCATCGGTGTGGTCATACAAATCCAGAGTTTGgagaattttgtgaaaaatttggtAATGGTGCTGAAGGCATGGGAGTCATTCCAGATTGGAAACCAATCCACTATAAGCCGGAAGAAGTTTTGGTACCATATTTTGTCCCTGATACTCCGGCTGCAAGGAGGGACATTGCTGCTCAGTATACTACTATAAGTAGAATGGATCAAG GTATTGGATTGATACTGGATGAAATCAAGaagtttaattatgaaaatgatactttagttatttttacttctgaCAATGGAATACCGTTTCCTAGTGGCCGCACTAATCTTTATGATCCTGGAATGGCTGAACCATTCTTATTACACATTCCTAAGAaaccagaattacataataaa GAATCAAATTCAATGGTAAGCCTGCTAGACATTGCGCCAACAATATTAGACTGGTTCAACATAAGCTATCCAGATTACAAACTAAATAAGGCAAGTGTCAAGTTGACTGGGAAATCTCTTCTAAACTTAACACAAAATGACAAAACTGTATTTGGTAGTCACAATTTACATGAAGCAACTATGTATTACCCCATGCGAGTCATAAGAACTAAAGAATACAAACTCATACACAACTTAAACTTCAAAATGCCTTTCCCTATagatcaagatttttttatttctccaacGTTTCAAGATCTCCTCAATAAAACGTTAGATGGACTGCCAACCAACTGGTATAAAAATCTGTCTAACTATTACTATAGAGATCAATGGGAGTTATACAACTTGAAAGAAGACCCCCATGAATTGCGGAATTTGATACCATATCCTGTATATAGTGATGTGGTTAAAAAATTGATGCAAACACTATGGGATTGGTCAGTCAAGACTAATGATCCTTGGATTTGTTCACCATATGCTGTACTAGAAGATACAGGACGGTTCAAGGACAATCCCCAATGTTTGCCGCTTTATAATCATCTTGTAGATCttgcttaa